One stretch of Halapricum desulfuricans DNA includes these proteins:
- a CDS encoding sodium-dependent transporter, whose protein sequence is MTNQERAGTAELWSSRTGFILASTGAAVGIGNIWRFPSVVGRNGGGAYLVPYLIAVFVFAVPLMILEIDSGRRARADIVATFRGAGPRFRIFGWFVVAVVVLILSYYLVITGWILAFLGSAIAGTEISLGGFTDSYAPVVSFVASLGIVAAVLSLGVREGIERMTTVLMPLVFVILLGMAAFSATLSGFSAGVAFFLTPDLSVLADPLVWSAAFGQAFFSLSAGMGILITYGGYVSGEMDVPEAATLIAVADVAVAVLAGVVVFPIVFTFGLEPSLGTELAFSTLPAAFALLPGGRVVAGAFFGLLFAAAITSAVSMMEVGVSTVRGATRFSRGQATALVAVSVFVLGLPSLLSYTPVRFQVWGTPFLDLLDDSVGTFGLPVTALVIAITFGHVLDAGEERRSRLERLAITSTKYLLPPVLVVVIVSQLLVGLDFLG, encoded by the coding sequence ATGACAAATCAAGAGCGGGCCGGAACAGCGGAGCTGTGGTCGTCACGGACCGGTTTCATTCTCGCGTCGACCGGTGCAGCCGTCGGTATCGGGAACATCTGGCGTTTCCCGTCGGTCGTCGGTCGAAACGGCGGCGGTGCGTATCTGGTCCCGTACCTGATCGCCGTGTTCGTCTTCGCGGTGCCGCTCATGATCCTCGAGATCGACAGCGGTCGCCGGGCGCGCGCCGACATCGTCGCGACGTTCCGCGGCGCCGGGCCGCGGTTCCGGATCTTCGGGTGGTTCGTCGTCGCGGTCGTCGTCCTGATTCTCAGCTACTACCTCGTCATCACCGGCTGGATCCTCGCGTTTCTGGGCTCTGCGATCGCCGGAACCGAGATCTCGCTGGGCGGGTTCACCGACTCGTACGCTCCGGTCGTTTCGTTCGTCGCCTCGCTCGGGATCGTTGCGGCCGTCCTCTCGTTGGGCGTCCGCGAGGGAATCGAGCGGATGACGACCGTTCTCATGCCGCTCGTTTTCGTGATCCTCCTCGGCATGGCGGCCTTTTCGGCGACGCTGTCGGGGTTTTCAGCGGGCGTAGCGTTCTTTTTGACGCCCGATCTGTCCGTGCTGGCTGACCCGCTCGTCTGGAGCGCCGCGTTCGGGCAGGCTTTCTTCTCGCTGTCGGCGGGAATGGGGATTCTCATCACGTACGGGGGCTACGTGAGCGGGGAGATGGACGTCCCCGAGGCCGCGACGCTCATCGCGGTGGCGGACGTCGCTGTCGCCGTCCTGGCCGGCGTGGTGGTTTTTCCCATCGTCTTCACCTTCGGTCTCGAGCCGTCGCTCGGCACCGAACTGGCGTTCTCTACGCTCCCCGCGGCGTTCGCGCTGCTCCCCGGCGGGCGGGTCGTCGCCGGGGCCTTCTTCGGGCTGCTCTTTGCGGCCGCGATCACCTCTGCCGTCTCGATGATGGAAGTGGGCGTCTCGACCGTGCGCGGCGCGACACGCTTCTCGCGAGGACAGGCGACAGCACTGGTCGCTGTCTCGGTGTTCGTCCTCGGGTTGCCGTCGCTTCTGAGTTACACGCCAGTTCGGTTTCAGGTGTGGGGAACGCCCTTCCTCGATCTTCTCGACGACTCGGTGGGAACGTTCGGACTGCCCGTCACGGCGCTCGTGATCGCGATCACGTTCGGCCACGTTCTCGACGCCGGGGAGGAACGGCGGTCCCGTCTCGAGCGACTGGCCATCACGTCCACGAAGTACCTCCTCCCGCCGGTTCTCGTCGTGGTCATCGTCTCGCAACTGCTCGTCGGACTCGATTTTCTCGGGTGA
- a CDS encoding DUF63 family protein, translating into MDVIERTGPARAWLATFVAGVVALAGGSVLAPRRVYDGFIWQYFWGPVYADAHNAQCAVNDGGSVSIPESCSAASDQGLIVAEPGYTLVSEVGYMIVGLFFLIGILLLLRRLHLGRNRNLFFGLVPFMLFGGALRVVEDANNWLADTAGTEQIIGYPLNTILISPLIYFTVFFLTLAALLVSVWLSRNGFVESYPPVLGAIGTVLFVVTFSGLVVISVLEESVGQYPAFLLVTVGLATGIAYGLYWLAGRFAPEINSGTGYIGLVVLWAHAIDGVANVLASDWWEAFGLPFQYVPKHPANATIISVTETVVPASITSVIGTSWPFLLVKMAVALGIVWLFNDEFIDENPRYAVVLLMGIAAVGLGPGTRDMLRATFGI; encoded by the coding sequence ATGGACGTCATCGAGAGAACCGGACCCGCTCGCGCGTGGCTCGCGACGTTCGTCGCCGGCGTCGTCGCGCTCGCCGGCGGCTCGGTGCTCGCTCCGCGTCGCGTCTACGACGGGTTCATCTGGCAGTACTTCTGGGGACCCGTCTACGCCGACGCGCACAACGCACAGTGTGCAGTCAACGACGGCGGCTCGGTCTCGATCCCCGAGAGCTGTTCCGCCGCAAGCGATCAGGGACTGATCGTCGCCGAACCCGGGTACACGCTCGTCTCGGAAGTCGGCTACATGATCGTCGGGCTGTTCTTCCTGATCGGCATCCTGCTGTTGCTTCGGCGACTGCATTTGGGCCGCAACCGCAACCTGTTTTTCGGGCTGGTCCCGTTCATGCTGTTCGGCGGGGCGCTCCGGGTCGTCGAAGACGCCAACAACTGGCTGGCGGACACGGCGGGCACCGAACAGATCATCGGCTATCCGCTGAACACGATCCTCATCAGCCCGCTGATCTACTTCACCGTCTTCTTCCTGACGCTCGCGGCGCTGCTGGTCAGCGTCTGGCTGTCCCGCAACGGTTTCGTCGAGTCGTATCCGCCGGTCCTCGGGGCGATCGGGACGGTCCTGTTCGTCGTCACGTTTTCCGGGCTGGTCGTCATCTCCGTCCTCGAGGAGTCGGTCGGCCAGTACCCCGCGTTCTTGCTGGTGACGGTCGGACTGGCGACCGGGATCGCCTACGGACTGTACTGGCTGGCGGGCCGGTTCGCCCCGGAGATCAACAGCGGCACCGGGTACATCGGGCTGGTCGTCCTCTGGGCGCACGCCATCGACGGCGTCGCGAACGTCCTCGCCTCGGACTGGTGGGAGGCCTTCGGACTGCCCTTCCAGTACGTCCCCAAACACCCCGCAAACGCGACGATCATCTCCGTCACCGAGACCGTCGTCCCGGCCTCGATCACCAGTGTCATCGGGACCTCCTGGCCGTTCCTGCTGGTGAAGATGGCCGTCGCGCTGGGGATCGTCTGGCTGTTCAACGACGAGTTCATCGACGAGAACCCCCGGTACGCGGTCGTCCTGTTGATGGGGATCGCCGCCGTGGGACTCGGACCCGGAACCCGTGACATGCTCCGGGCGACGTTCGGCATCTAG
- a CDS encoding DUF5814 domain-containing protein produces MAITDKIYVKNHRQLASQMETNFPKGAFSGATLDLLFRGENLAKLDDTTRDRILDFAEDFLDCDCEAAPHCGHPERKFVAYLLELRETGLGPQAMVDVMSDEYMVYAYPGDIRSFLDDSIRQLEAIETLADVDGRSDAAESARQARKRLR; encoded by the coding sequence GTGGCCATCACGGACAAGATCTACGTCAAAAACCACCGCCAGCTCGCCTCACAGATGGAGACGAACTTCCCGAAAGGGGCGTTTTCGGGGGCGACGCTCGATCTCCTCTTTCGGGGGGAGAACCTGGCGAAACTCGACGACACCACCCGCGACCGGATCCTCGATTTCGCCGAGGACTTCCTCGATTGCGATTGTGAGGCCGCACCGCACTGTGGCCATCCCGAGCGGAAGTTCGTCGCCTACCTGCTGGAACTGCGCGAGACGGGGCTCGGCCCGCAGGCGATGGTCGACGTGATGAGCGACGAGTACATGGTCTATGCCTATCCGGGCGACATTCGGTCGTTTCTGGACGACTCGATCAGACAGCTCGAGGCGATCGAGACGCTGGCCGACGTCGACGGGCGCTCCGACGCGGCCGAGAGCGCGCGACAGGCACGGAAACGGCTCCGCTAG
- a CDS encoding CopG family transcriptional regulator: MGNKNKTISFRVSQEKFETLRDIAEERDISLSAVFRDYVDMLVAHDGQVKVVPEHELNEEQSDSQSFPPKIEVPKSFVREHERLELEADHLREQLEEYKRYATELRQRLDENDQEDVVLLDELDGDEEDKPYRIGDFEDL; this comes from the coding sequence ATGGGCAACAAAAACAAGACCATCTCCTTTCGGGTCAGCCAGGAGAAGTTCGAGACCCTCCGTGACATCGCCGAGGAGCGCGACATCTCGCTGTCTGCCGTCTTCCGGGACTACGTCGACATGCTCGTCGCCCACGACGGCCAGGTGAAGGTCGTTCCGGAACACGAACTCAACGAGGAACAGAGCGACAGCCAGAGCTTCCCGCCGAAAATCGAAGTGCCCAAGAGTTTCGTCCGCGAGCACGAACGGCTCGAACTCGAGGCCGACCACCTCCGTGAGCAACTCGAGGAGTACAAGCGCTACGCGACCGAACTCAGGCAGCGACTTGACGAGAACGACCAGGAAGACGTCGTCCTGCTTGACGAACTCGACGGCGACGAAGAGGACAAGCCCTACCGGATCGGCGACTTCGAGGACCTCTAG
- a CDS encoding DUF5658 family protein: MSTQLSAQTDRGANRHRSLTERLVAVEPQLWAVMLVTLLADVALTHYGLQVGLAEGNPLMRTAIETAGIAALFGVKLSIVIFGVGVRLTLGERGVVVPVGLAVPWLLAAVINAVLLGLALPQ; this comes from the coding sequence ATGTCGACACAGCTTTCAGCACAGACAGACCGGGGGGCGAATCGACACCGATCGCTGACCGAGCGACTCGTCGCCGTCGAGCCACAGCTCTGGGCAGTCATGCTCGTAACGCTGCTCGCGGACGTTGCATTGACCCATTACGGGTTGCAGGTCGGGCTGGCGGAGGGAAACCCGCTGATGCGGACAGCGATCGAGACGGCCGGTATCGCCGCGCTCTTCGGGGTCAAGTTGTCAATCGTTATCTTCGGCGTCGGCGTGCGTCTGACCCTCGGCGAACGTGGCGTGGTCGTTCCGGTCGGGCTGGCCGTGCCGTGGCTGCTCGCGGCCGTGATCAATGCGGTGTTGCTCGGCCTCGCGCTGCCGCAGTAG
- a CDS encoding CheF family chemotaxis protein, with protein sequence MSGDEQKLLETTGDVCHVVRDGEPVGQPAWSSCRLLLTDRRLVVAQDGSKRTIPHGKVTIPRDDSVVPDDIDTTGAVTLRVGSSVLAVTATDRDDFVETYCRANLGGAVVLAKHPAVVGGVVRDEATWSKAKFALEEDVFRLRFPDGDQLTARIDDVGTVEERTGTVMGSQRDIVAVEHTDDQDRSVETHISGTPRHGSVAATLFEHVVERREDDYDLSETESQVLMALYSGVSPFEMADFVGISVDEVEATYQHLLEIGAVDEVRTRTEVTLNAQGRNMASEAMSEQ encoded by the coding sequence ATGAGCGGCGACGAACAGAAACTCCTCGAGACGACGGGCGACGTGTGCCACGTGGTACGGGACGGCGAGCCCGTCGGCCAGCCAGCGTGGAGTTCCTGTCGGCTGCTGTTGACCGACAGGCGGCTCGTCGTCGCACAGGACGGCTCGAAGCGGACGATCCCCCACGGGAAGGTGACGATCCCGCGCGACGACTCGGTCGTTCCTGACGACATCGACACGACCGGCGCAGTGACGCTTCGCGTCGGTTCGTCCGTCCTCGCCGTCACGGCGACAGACAGAGACGACTTCGTCGAGACCTACTGCCGGGCCAATCTCGGCGGGGCCGTCGTCCTCGCGAAACACCCGGCGGTCGTGGGCGGCGTCGTCCGGGACGAGGCGACGTGGTCGAAGGCGAAGTTCGCCCTCGAGGAAGACGTGTTCAGGCTTCGATTTCCCGACGGCGATCAGTTGACCGCCCGGATCGACGACGTTGGAACAGTCGAAGAACGAACCGGCACGGTCATGGGATCTCAGCGCGATATCGTCGCCGTCGAACACACCGACGACCAGGATCGAAGCGTCGAGACCCACATTTCCGGAACCCCCAGACACGGAAGCGTGGCGGCGACGCTGTTCGAGCACGTCGTCGAGCGCCGGGAAGACGATTACGACCTCTCCGAAACCGAGAGTCAGGTTCTGATGGCGCTGTACTCTGGTGTCTCTCCCTTCGAGATGGCGGACTTCGTCGGCATCAGCGTCGACGAGGTCGAAGCGACCTATCAGCACCTGCTGGAGATCGGTGCCGTCGACGAGGTCCGTACCCGGACGGAAGTGACGCTGAACGCGCAGGGTCGGAACATGGCCAGCGAAGCCATGAGCGAACAATAA
- the ftsZ gene encoding cell division protein FtsZ has translation MDSIIDDAMEEAEQEHQQPASDNGSEQSSKEVSTSGQMTDAELADVVEDLETKITVVGTGGAGGNTVTRMMEEGIHGAKLVAANTDAQHLADEVTADTKILMGRKRTGGRGAGSVPKIGEEAAQENIEDIQQSIDGSDMVFVTAGLGGGTGTGSAPVIAQAAQEQGALTISIVTIPFTAEGERRRANADAGLERLRAVSDTVIVVPNDRLLDYAPSMPLQDAFKICDRVLMRSVKGMTELITKPGLVNVDFADVRTIMENGGVAMIGLGESDSENKAQDSIRSALRSPLLDVEFDGANSALVNVVGGPDMSIEEAEGVVEEIYDRIDPDARIIWGASVDQDHDGKMETMIVVTGVESPQIYGQSEAEQEKAAQQLGDDIDYVE, from the coding sequence ATGGACTCGATCATCGACGACGCCATGGAGGAAGCCGAACAGGAGCACCAACAGCCGGCTTCCGACAATGGCAGCGAGCAGTCGTCCAAGGAGGTTTCCACTTCCGGGCAGATGACGGACGCGGAACTGGCCGACGTCGTGGAAGACCTCGAAACGAAGATCACCGTCGTCGGGACGGGCGGCGCCGGCGGGAACACCGTCACGCGCATGATGGAAGAGGGGATCCACGGCGCGAAACTCGTCGCCGCCAACACGGACGCCCAGCACCTCGCCGACGAGGTCACAGCCGACACGAAGATCCTCATGGGACGCAAGCGCACCGGCGGTCGAGGCGCGGGTTCGGTCCCGAAGATCGGCGAGGAGGCCGCCCAGGAGAACATCGAGGACATCCAGCAGTCGATCGACGGCTCGGACATGGTCTTCGTCACCGCCGGTCTCGGCGGCGGCACCGGGACAGGTTCGGCCCCGGTCATCGCCCAGGCCGCCCAGGAGCAGGGCGCGCTGACGATCTCGATCGTGACGATCCCGTTCACCGCCGAGGGCGAGCGACGCCGGGCCAACGCCGACGCGGGCCTCGAACGGCTGCGCGCGGTCTCGGACACCGTCATCGTCGTGCCCAACGACCGACTGCTCGATTACGCCCCGTCGATGCCCCTGCAGGACGCGTTCAAGATCTGCGACCGCGTGCTGATGCGCTCGGTCAAGGGCATGACCGAACTGATCACCAAGCCCGGCCTGGTCAACGTCGACTTCGCCGACGTCCGTACGATCATGGAGAACGGCGGCGTCGCGATGATCGGACTCGGTGAGTCCGACAGCGAGAACAAGGCCCAGGATTCGATCCGCTCGGCGCTGCGCTCGCCGCTGCTGGACGTCGAGTTCGACGGTGCGAACTCCGCGCTGGTCAACGTCGTCGGCGGCCCCGACATGTCCATCGAGGAGGCCGAGGGCGTCGTCGAGGAGATCTACGACCGGATCGATCCCGACGCCCGCATCATCTGGGGCGCGTCGGTCGATCAAGACCACGACGGCAAGATGGAGACGATGATCGTCGTCACGGGCGTCGAGAGCCCGCAGATCTACGGCCAGAGCGAAGCCGAACAGGAGAAAGCCGCCCAGCAACTCGGCGACGACATCGACTACGTCGAGTAA
- a CDS encoding PQQ-binding-like beta-propeller repeat protein, whose protein sequence is MRIRAIDVDDGRQRWMSDLDTAGKVISPADTDRLVAAGPPILLADTDRLVVVDTTLNASKLYLFDHDGRELARANVPNVARAILRDGAVTLVSTGKQLRIETYDTETLDQQWQNTIEVGNRAHVHLAAGPESLVTTVGQTDSQRWNSENELPIFLVGFDRDSGQQRWQTTVPETRYVRSIAIGDTTVYLGTQHGFFSDPSSVFAYALDDGAERWRIKSKRSESGSTEPVWRTVHSILVSDGRLYLWDGETLVALEEP, encoded by the coding sequence ATGCGGATTCGCGCAATCGACGTCGACGACGGCCGCCAGCGATGGATGAGCGACCTCGATACTGCTGGCAAGGTGATATCGCCAGCGGATACTGACAGACTCGTTGCTGCTGGCCCGCCGATATTGCTAGCGGATACCGACAGACTCGTTGTCGTAGACACGACGCTCAACGCTTCGAAACTATACCTGTTCGACCACGACGGTCGCGAGCTTGCACGAGCCAACGTGCCGAATGTGGCCAGAGCAATTCTGCGAGACGGGGCCGTCACACTGGTTTCGACCGGCAAGCAGTTGCGCATCGAAACGTACGATACCGAGACACTCGACCAACAGTGGCAGAATACGATCGAAGTGGGAAACCGGGCACACGTCCATCTCGCCGCCGGTCCGGAGTCTCTCGTGACCACAGTCGGACAAACGGACAGCCAGAGATGGAACAGCGAAAACGAACTCCCCATTTTCCTGGTCGGATTCGACCGGGACAGCGGCCAGCAGCGCTGGCAGACGACCGTGCCGGAAACGCGCTATGTCCGATCGATCGCTATCGGCGACACAACCGTATACCTCGGGACACAACACGGGTTCTTCAGCGATCCGTCGTCAGTCTTCGCGTACGCACTCGACGATGGGGCCGAACGCTGGCGGATCAAATCAAAGCGCTCGGAGTCGGGCAGCACGGAGCCGGTATGGCGGACAGTCCACTCGATTCTCGTCAGTGACGGCCGGCTCTATCTCTGGGACGGGGAGACGCTCGTGGCACTGGAGGAACCATGA
- a CDS encoding PQQ-binding-like beta-propeller repeat protein translates to MDALGGTWSRRSMLGGVASALALGSGCLDRDPSIPPASDWPQRGYDAGATFYKPDGSPPTQNAEIAWKAPVSNSLYTVIDKKWQNDYERRRYGDLTNAASGGSIWEYGRTPLVVVGDHAYLSGVWGTVVDLSDGTIVETNVCPHRTPVGVARTGTYTDGTLIGAAPRSPSDSWNDDVSLRGFQPPTDGRAWCDRPQRWTAGAPRDFGHTAAAGRIEDGTVVTVIPDSEPPYRVVAIDADDGRIEWENTVSHGIYRLRVEDGLAYASIADEEGGKITILDGSSVRQRVEIGPTDHLEAVRDGVAYFRDRRTEAAAPSITAVSAESGESRQVLDGSAVSERIAGTPTGVGDIVVGLDRLFAAVDTEIGHDPVVLAFDRSDGTIEWARQFPGTIRLTGTDDALYVAGPREPGPHAYALDPASGDSLWVVTLPDRVDSGIHRPIIADSKVLVPYGDLLVALEEP, encoded by the coding sequence ATGGACGCACTGGGTGGAACGTGGTCCCGTCGGTCGATGCTGGGTGGAGTCGCGTCGGCGCTGGCGCTCGGATCGGGGTGTCTCGATCGTGACCCCTCGATACCTCCCGCGAGCGATTGGCCACAGCGAGGGTACGACGCCGGAGCGACGTTCTACAAACCGGACGGATCGCCGCCGACCCAGAATGCCGAAATCGCCTGGAAGGCACCCGTGAGCAATAGTCTGTACACCGTCATCGACAAGAAATGGCAGAATGACTATGAGCGACGCCGATACGGGGACCTCACGAACGCCGCCAGCGGGGGCTCCATTTGGGAGTACGGCCGGACTCCTCTGGTCGTCGTTGGCGACCACGCGTATCTCTCCGGGGTATGGGGGACGGTCGTTGACCTGTCTGACGGGACGATCGTCGAGACTAACGTCTGTCCGCATCGCACCCCGGTCGGCGTCGCCCGGACTGGCACGTATACAGACGGAACACTCATCGGGGCGGCCCCTCGCTCCCCCTCGGACAGCTGGAATGACGACGTCAGTCTGAGAGGGTTCCAGCCACCGACCGACGGTCGGGCGTGGTGTGACAGGCCACAGCGGTGGACAGCCGGCGCACCTCGCGACTTCGGGCACACCGCGGCCGCTGGCCGGATAGAAGACGGGACGGTCGTGACGGTGATCCCCGACTCCGAACCGCCCTATCGGGTCGTCGCGATCGACGCCGACGACGGACGCATCGAGTGGGAGAACACAGTCTCACACGGTATCTACCGACTTCGCGTCGAAGACGGGCTGGCCTATGCATCGATCGCCGACGAAGAAGGCGGGAAGATAACCATACTCGACGGTTCGTCGGTCCGCCAGCGCGTCGAGATCGGGCCGACGGATCACCTCGAAGCAGTCCGGGACGGAGTGGCCTATTTCCGGGATCGAAGGACCGAAGCGGCGGCCCCATCCATCACGGCGGTCAGCGCCGAGTCCGGCGAGTCGAGACAGGTACTGGATGGATCGGCGGTCTCCGAGCGAATCGCTGGCACGCCGACCGGTGTCGGCGATATCGTCGTCGGACTGGATCGATTATTTGCGGCAGTAGACACTGAGATAGGGCACGATCCGGTCGTACTCGCCTTTGACCGATCCGACGGGACGATCGAGTGGGCGCGACAGTTCCCCGGGACGATCCGGCTGACGGGGACTGACGACGCCCTGTACGTTGCGGGGCCTCGTGAACCGGGGCCGCACGCGTACGCATTAGATCCAGCGTCTGGTGATTCTCTGTGGGTAGTCACGTTGCCCGACCGGGTCGATAGCGGTATCCACCGTCCGATCATCGCTGATTCGAAGGTACTTGTCCCGTACGGGGACCTACTCGTCGCACTGGAGGAACCATAA
- a CDS encoding D-aminoacyl-tRNA deacylase: MLGIVVSRADRASVNIGEQLLALADWTVETDERRPDADGGGDVYRLEDVELREFETRHLELEAVDAVFDDPDLLVFASKHAGETGKLLTAHHTGNFGPAEYGGEDGSFARAAPNAHAAVVEALARHAPEDYDAGMECTHHGPTDIDTPSMFVEVGSAEPQWDDPDPARAVAKAILDLRAIAPDAPRENGARRHLVGFGGGHYVPRFERVVRETDWSIGHIGADWALEAMGEPDTDVLRAAFEASEAAYALLDDDRPELASTIESLGYRVVGETFARETTGVPLSTVEGVEDALGRIDEGVRLGDPAADHEGPLAVLDLPADLLEEVQGIDPDRARAAVRRRAVGFETVEGGTKLGGRVALSTKGARASIVDEFAEILATKYESVERTDDAVVARERAFDPEKAATLGVPEGPAFGKLSAGQPVEVDGRTIDPDAVHVDREHRFPL, encoded by the coding sequence ATGCTGGGGATCGTCGTCTCACGGGCCGACCGAGCGTCGGTCAACATCGGCGAGCAGTTGCTGGCGCTGGCGGACTGGACCGTCGAGACCGACGAGCGTCGGCCGGACGCTGACGGGGGCGGTGACGTTTACCGACTCGAGGACGTCGAACTCCGGGAGTTCGAGACCAGACACCTCGAACTCGAGGCGGTCGACGCGGTCTTCGACGATCCAGACCTGCTGGTGTTCGCCTCCAAACACGCCGGCGAGACCGGCAAGCTCCTGACGGCACACCACACGGGCAACTTCGGCCCGGCCGAGTACGGCGGGGAGGACGGCTCGTTCGCCCGCGCCGCGCCGAACGCCCACGCCGCCGTCGTCGAGGCGCTCGCGCGTCACGCGCCCGAGGACTACGACGCCGGCATGGAGTGCACCCACCACGGCCCGACCGACATCGACACGCCCTCGATGTTCGTCGAGGTCGGCAGCGCCGAACCGCAGTGGGACGACCCCGACCCGGCACGGGCGGTCGCGAAGGCGATCCTCGATCTGCGCGCCATCGCGCCCGACGCGCCACGGGAAAACGGAGCGCGTCGTCACCTCGTCGGGTTCGGCGGCGGCCACTACGTCCCGCGGTTCGAGCGGGTCGTCCGCGAGACCGACTGGTCGATCGGCCACATCGGTGCAGACTGGGCGCTGGAGGCGATGGGCGAGCCTGACACGGACGTGCTCCGGGCGGCCTTCGAGGCGAGCGAGGCGGCGTACGCGCTGCTTGACGACGACCGGCCGGAACTCGCCTCGACGATCGAGTCGCTTGGCTACCGCGTCGTCGGCGAGACGTTCGCCCGCGAGACGACCGGCGTGCCCCTGTCGACTGTCGAGGGGGTCGAGGACGCGCTCGGCCGGATCGACGAAGGGGTCCGACTGGGCGACCCCGCCGCCGACCACGAGGGACCGCTCGCCGTCCTCGATCTGCCGGCTGACCTCCTCGAGGAAGTCCAGGGGATCGATCCCGACCGTGCGCGTGCGGCCGTCCGCCGGCGGGCAGTCGGGTTCGAGACCGTCGAGGGCGGGACGAAACTCGGCGGGCGGGTCGCACTCTCGACGAAAGGAGCACGCGCGTCGATCGTCGACGAGTTCGCCGAGATTCTCGCGACGAAATACGAGTCCGTCGAGCGAACCGACGACGCCGTCGTCGCACGCGAGCGGGCGTTCGACCCCGAGAAGGCCGCGACGCTCGGCGTTCCCGAGGGCCCGGCGTTCGGGAAACTGTCGGCCGGCCAGCCCGTCGAGGTCGACGGTCGAACGATCGATCCCGACGCCGTCCATGTCGACCGCGAGCACCGGTTTCCGTTGTAG
- a CDS encoding VanZ family protein → MDSNRSRRLAIVAAVALAILASALVPAGDAVARTGPFGLGLDLWLHALAYVVLETAVLAAIVGDAESPLSGGAASVLVVTAYGLFVEGLQLLVPYRHASAADAVANGLGATVALACWLAYVRMR, encoded by the coding sequence GTGGACTCGAATCGCTCCCGACGACTCGCGATCGTCGCGGCGGTCGCGCTCGCGATCCTCGCGTCGGCGCTCGTCCCGGCCGGCGACGCCGTCGCCCGGACCGGCCCGTTCGGACTGGGGCTGGATCTGTGGCTGCACGCGCTGGCCTACGTCGTGCTGGAGACGGCAGTGCTCGCGGCGATCGTCGGTGACGCGGAGTCGCCGCTGTCAGGCGGCGCGGCGTCGGTTCTGGTCGTGACGGCCTACGGTCTGTTCGTCGAAGGACTACAGTTGCTGGTGCCGTACCGTCACGCGAGCGCCGCGGACGCGGTCGCTAACGGCCTCGGCGCGACAGTCGCGCTCGCTTGCTGGCTGGCGTACGTCCGGATGCGGTGA